TGGCCAGCAGCACATAGCCGCCGGTCCAGCCCATCAGGAACACGGAGCCGCCGTAGCCGGTGAAGGCGATCAGGCCGGCCATGGAGATGAAGGACGCAGCGGACATCCAGTCGGCCGCTGTGGCCATGCCGTTGAGTACCGGGTGAACGCCCTTGCCGGCAACGTAGAATTCGCCCGTGGTGGCCGCGCGCGACCAGATGGCGATGCCTATGTAGAGGGCGAAGGTCGCCCCTACTACGATGTATGTCAGTGTTTGCAGATCCATGATTCCCCCGATCAGTCTTCTTGAACGCCGTGCTTTTTATCAAGCGCGTTCATTTTGATTACATAGATGAGTATCAGCACCAGGAAGGTGTAGATAGCGCCCTGTTGGGCAAACCAGAAGCCCAGTTTGTAGCCGCCCAGTTCGATGGCGTTGAGGGGTTCAAACAGCAGTATGCCGAAACCGTAGGAAACGACAAACCAGACGACGAGGAGGATCATTACCAGGCGTACATTCGCCTGCCAATAATCCGATCGGTTGGTATCACTCATTATCACTCTCCGGATAGGTTATTGATTTATATGACCGGGAAAGGGCAGTGGTGCCCCCTTGCGCCCCTGCCCGGTCCGCGTGACGGGATAGACGGGATTAAGCC
This is a stretch of genomic DNA from gamma proteobacterium SS-5. It encodes these proteins:
- a CDS encoding DUF4212 domain-containing protein, translating into MSDTNRSDYWQANVRLVMILLVVWFVVSYGFGILLFEPLNAIELGGYKLGFWFAQQGAIYTFLVLILIYVIKMNALDKKHGVQED